In Apium graveolens cultivar Ventura chromosome 10, ASM990537v1, whole genome shotgun sequence, the following are encoded in one genomic region:
- the LOC141689748 gene encoding uncharacterized protein LOC141689748 isoform X2 has protein sequence MISSAGKLQNMDIALFSPSSLFAQEDDSSTDEENAEAQQKFVERNHQFPGMLNANLLWPGSFAFAEWLVQHKSWIEGKRIIELGSGTGGLAIFLWKLFQIDITTSDYDDSDIEENIAHNCKVNGVIPVLPHIKHSWGDAFPTAYSDWDLVIASDILLYVKQYNNLIKTLSFLLKTRTSNLDEPIQRRNGTENGGYPGVACSAFLMSWRRRIGKEEESIFFNGCENAGLGVQHLGSRVYCIKPRETDASGTD, from the exons ATGATCTCAAGTGCCGGTAAATTACAAAATATGGACATAGCCCTCTTTTCTCCATCTTCACTCTTTGCTCAAGAGGATGATAGCTCTACAG ACGAAGAAAATGCTGAGGCCCAGCAGAAATTTGTTGAGAGAAATCATCAATTTCCTGGAATG CTGAATGCTAATTTACTTTGGCCCGGATCATTTGCGTTCGCAGAATGGTTAGTTCAGCACAAGTCATGGATTGAAGGAAAGCGCATAATTGAATTAGGGAG TGGCACCGGAGGTCTGGCAATCTTTCTTTGGAAGTTGTTTCAAATTGATATTACGACTTCAGATTATGATGATTCTGACATTGAAGAAAACATAGCTCATAATTGCAAGGTTAATGGGGTAATTCCTGTTCTTCCTCATATAAAGC ATTCATGGGGTGATGCCTTTCCAACTGCTTATTCAGATTGGGACTTGGTGATTGCCAGTGATATTTTATTGT ATGTTAAACAATACAACAACTTGATTAAAACTTTATCATTTCTGTTAAAAACGCGCACCTCGAATTTGGATGAACCAATTCAGAGGAGGAATGGCACAGAGAATGGTG GCTATCCAGGAGTAGCTTGCTCTGCATTCTTGATGAGTTGGAGACGCAGAATTGGAAAAGAAGAAGAGTCAATTTTCTTCAATGGTTGTGAAAATGCTGGTCTGGGAGTGCAACATCTAGGATCACGTGTGTATTGTATAAAGCCTAGAGAAACAGATGCCAGTGGAACAGATTAA
- the LOC141689747 gene encoding LIMR family protein At5g01460, with product MGDFNLILVLVAIIVSIVVFIFNIYLLINYQHPDDKNQAYFPKFVVVFGLTIAFLSILMLPADVANRQACKHAIYNGACNLTLPMKDLWLAIYIVDAVLVFFVIPFAMFYYEGDQDKSVAKRLKSALVWVVTTAIVVALVLGILYGLIGKVDFTVRHLSSATESFPSAWSSITSGQQCIGNGARQCSAFIGNSSSETTWTQRATFPEYVVALATIVGSVLFSIFGGVGIACLPLGLIFSFIRRPKAVITRSQYIKEATELGKKARELKKAADALHQEERSGSKGRKWRKNTKALEKELLLLEEDVKALEEMYPQGEKAETTWAMTVLGYLAKLVLGILGLVVSIAWIAHIVIYLLIDPPLSSFLNEVFIKLDDIWGLLGTAAFAFFCMYLLLAVIAGAMMLGLRLVFVTIHPMKWGATLMNSFLFNVGLILLCSISVIQFCSTAFAYYAQATAAQEIFGHTLQSLRGIKYLYKYNVFQIAFIVLAGLTFVYYIAFGWRRKKPSGRFQLSS from the exons ATGGGCGATTTCAATTTAATTCTCGTTCTCGTCGCAATAATCGTATCTATAGTCGTATTCATCTTCAATATCTATCTATTAATCAATTATCAACATCCTGATGATAAAAACCAAGCTTATTTCCCCAAATTTGTTGTTGTTTTCGGCTTAACTATCGCTTTTTTGTCGATTCTCATGTTACCTGCTGACGTGGCCAATCGGCAAGCTTGTAAACATGCTATTTATAACGGTGCTTGTAATTTGACACTTCCTATGAAGGATTTGTGGCTTGCGATTTATATCGTTGATGCGGTTCTCGTGTTTTTCGTTATTCCGTTTGCGATGTTTTATTATGAAGGGGATCAGGATAA GAGTGTTGCGAAAAGGTTGAAGAGTGCGTTGGTGTGGGTGGTTACGACTGCGATTGTTGTTGCTCTAGTGCTCGGGATTTTGTATG GTCTTATAGGAAAAGTAGACTTCACTGTTAGACACCTCTCTTCTGCTACAGAGTCCTTTCCGAGTGCTTGGTCAAGTATTACCAGTGGCCAACAGTGTATTGGAAATGGTGCACGTCAG TGTTCTGCATTCATTGGAAATTCGTCGTCAGAGACAACTTGGACACAGCGAGCCACTTTTCCGGAATATGTTGTTGCTTTGGCCACAATTGTTGGCTCTGTACTCTTCTCA ATATTCGGCGGTGTCGGAATTGCTTGTTTACCACTGGGACTTATATTTTCCTTCATAAGGCGTCCTAAGGCTGTTATAACTCGCTCACAATATATCAAG GAAGCTACAGAACTAGGTAAGAAGGCCAGAGAATTGAAGAAAGCTGCAGATGCGTTGCATCAGGAAGAAAGAAGTGGATCTAAAGGTAGAAAGTGGCGTAAAAATACCAAAGCATTAGAGAAG GAGTTGCTTCTTCTTGAAGAAGATGTCAAGGCATTAGAAGAAATGTATCCTCAAGGTGAAAAG GCTGAGACAACATGGGCTATGACTGTTCTTGGATATTTGGCTAAACTTGTGTTGGGAATTTTGGG GTTGGTGGTTTCAATTGCTTGGATTGCTCATATTGTGATATATTTATTGATTGATCCTCCACTTTCTTCATTCTTAAATGAGGTTTTCATCAAGTTGGATGACATTTGGG GTCTTCTGGGTACTGCTGCATTTGCATTCTTCTGCATGTATCTTCTGCTTGCTGTGATTGCCGGGGCAATGATGCTTGGCTTGAGATTGGTTTTTGTCACTATTCATCCTATGAA GTGGGGAGCAACTCTCATGAACTCCTTTCTATTCAATGTCGGTCTCATTCTTCTTTGCTCTATCAG TGTTATACAGTTTTGTTCTACTGCATTTGCATACTATGCTCAAGCTACCGCCGCACAAGAGATATTTGGTCACACGCTACAATCTCTCCGTGGAATCAAATATCTATACAA GTATAATGTGTTCCAAATTGCATTTATTGTTTTGGCCGGCTTGACTTTTGTGTACTACATAGCCTTC GGATGGAGAAGAAAAAAACCCAGTGGCAGGTTCCAACTTTCCAGTTGA
- the LOC141689748 gene encoding uncharacterized protein LOC141689748 isoform X1, producing MISSAGKLQNMDIALFSPSSLFAQEDDSSTDEENAEAQQKFVERNHQFPGMELLIREFTFHQLNANLLWPGSFAFAEWLVQHKSWIEGKRIIELGSGTGGLAIFLWKLFQIDITTSDYDDSDIEENIAHNCKVNGVIPVLPHIKHSWGDAFPTAYSDWDLVIASDILLYVKQYNNLIKTLSFLLKTRTSNLDEPIQRRNGTENGGYPGVACSAFLMSWRRRIGKEEESIFFNGCENAGLGVQHLGSRVYCIKPRETDASGTD from the exons ATGATCTCAAGTGCCGGTAAATTACAAAATATGGACATAGCCCTCTTTTCTCCATCTTCACTCTTTGCTCAAGAGGATGATAGCTCTACAG ACGAAGAAAATGCTGAGGCCCAGCAGAAATTTGTTGAGAGAAATCATCAATTTCCTGGAATG GAGTTACTTATACGAGAATTTACTTTTCACCAGCTGAATGCTAATTTACTTTGGCCCGGATCATTTGCGTTCGCAGAATGGTTAGTTCAGCACAAGTCATGGATTGAAGGAAAGCGCATAATTGAATTAGGGAG TGGCACCGGAGGTCTGGCAATCTTTCTTTGGAAGTTGTTTCAAATTGATATTACGACTTCAGATTATGATGATTCTGACATTGAAGAAAACATAGCTCATAATTGCAAGGTTAATGGGGTAATTCCTGTTCTTCCTCATATAAAGC ATTCATGGGGTGATGCCTTTCCAACTGCTTATTCAGATTGGGACTTGGTGATTGCCAGTGATATTTTATTGT ATGTTAAACAATACAACAACTTGATTAAAACTTTATCATTTCTGTTAAAAACGCGCACCTCGAATTTGGATGAACCAATTCAGAGGAGGAATGGCACAGAGAATGGTG GCTATCCAGGAGTAGCTTGCTCTGCATTCTTGATGAGTTGGAGACGCAGAATTGGAAAAGAAGAAGAGTCAATTTTCTTCAATGGTTGTGAAAATGCTGGTCTGGGAGTGCAACATCTAGGATCACGTGTGTATTGTATAAAGCCTAGAGAAACAGATGCCAGTGGAACAGATTAA